The proteins below are encoded in one region of Apium graveolens cultivar Ventura chromosome 4, ASM990537v1, whole genome shotgun sequence:
- the LOC141721860 gene encoding protein SGT1 homolog A-like yields the protein MASWSDLESKAKEAFIDDHFELSVDLYTQAISLNPNLAELFADRAQANIKLNNFTEAVADANRAIELDQSMAKAYLRKGTACIKLEEYQTAKIALEKGASLASGDSRFLNFINECNDRIAEEINELAEQPVQVSNDSVTHNTDVTANSEPVNNPSDQVTTAPLTKPTYRHEFYQKPEEVVVTIFARGLPAHCVTIEYGEQILSVTIEKPGEDAFVFQPRLFGKIVPAKCKYDVLSTKIEIRLAKADTIHWTSLEFSKSTSVPRVTNVSSGTQRPAYPSSKPKKDWDKLEAQVKKEEKEDKLDGDAALNKFFREIYQSADEDTRRAMSKSFVESNGTVLSTDWKDVGSKKIEGSPPDGMEMKKWEY from the exons ATGGCGTCGTGGTCGGATCTCGAGAGCAAGGCGAAAGAGGCGTTCATTGACGACCACTTCGAACTCTCCGTTGACCTATACACACAAGCCATCTCTCTCAATCCTAATCTCGCCGAACTCTTCGCTGATCGTGCTCAGGCCAACATTAAACTCAACAATTTCACTG AGGCCGTTGCTGATGCAAACCGAGCTATTGAACTGGATCAATCAATGGCCAAGGCATATCTACGTAAAGG AACTGCTTGTATAAAACTTGAAGAATATCAGACTGCTAAGATTGCCTTGGAAAAGGGTGCTTCTTTAGCATCGGGAGATTcaagatttttaaattttatcaacGAGTGTAATGACAGAATTGCAG AGGAAATTAATGAACTAGCAGAACAGCCTGTTCAAGTTTCAAATGATAGTGTCACACATAACACTGATGTAACAGCAAATTCCGAGCCGGTTAATAATCCATCTGATCAGGTTACAACAGCTCCATTAACTAAACCAACTTACAG GCATGAATTCTATCAGAAACCAGAGGAAGTGGTAGTTACCATCTTTGCAAGGGGTTTACCTGCCCACTGTGTTACAATTGAATACGGTGAACAAATA TTAAGTGTTACCATTGAAAAACCTGGCGAGGATGCATTTGTATTTCAACCTCGCTTGTTTGGAAAG ATAGTGCCTGCAAAGTGTAAGTATGATGTACTATCTACGAAAATTGAAATTCGACTTGCTAAGGCCGACACCATACACTGGACATCTCTTGAGTTCAGTAAGAGCACTTCAGTTCCTCGGGTGACAAATGTATCATCAg GTACTCAAAGACCTGCTTACCCTTCCTCAAAGCCAAAAAAGGACTGGGACAAGCTGGAAGCTCAAGTGAAAAAGGAG GAGAAGGAAGACAAACTTGACGGGGATGCAGCTTTGAACAAATTTTTCCGCGAAATATATCAGAGTGCTGATGAGGACACGAGAAGAGCTATGAGTAAATCTTTT GTTGAGTCAAATGGAACAGTATTGTCTACAGATTGGAAAGACGTCGGTTCAAAAAAAATCGAAGGAAGTCCACCAGATGGCatggagatgaagaaatgggaatATTAA
- the LOC141721861 gene encoding reticulon-like protein B2, with amino-acid sequence MSEHGGEHEPEPKVESVLEKITEKLHGDDSCTSESDDDRKEESTIEAVKNKVYRILGREKPIHKVLGGGKPADIFLWRNKKISAGVLGFATAIWVLFELMEYHLLTLVCHVTILTLAVLFLWSNLSTFINKSPPKYPEVFLPEDVVLGVAGALRIEINRAFEILRDVATGKDLKKFLIVVAGLWFFSILGSCWNFLTLFYISFVMLHTVPVLYEKYEDKVDALAEKAEAEFKKHYAEFNVKVLSKIPRGPLKDKKIL; translated from the exons ATGTCGGAGCATGGCGGCGAACACGAACCGGAGCCGAAGGTAGAGTCGGTGTTGGAGAAGATAACGGAGAAGTTGCACGGCGATGATTCGTGCACCTCGGAATCAGATGATGATCGGAAGGAGGAGTCGACGATTGAGGCGGTGAAGAATAAAGTTTATCGCATTTTAGGCAGAGAGAAGCCTATTCATAAGGTCCTTGGTGGCGGCAAAC CTGCTGATATATTCTTGTGGAGAAACAAGAAGATTTCTGCTGGGGTGCTTGGTTTTGCCACTGCTATTTGGGTGCTTTTTGAATTGATGGAATACCATTTGCTCACATTAGTATGTCATGTCACAATACTAACTTTGGCAGTACTTTTCCTGTGGTCTAATTTATCAACCTTTATCAACAA GTCTCCACCTAAATATCCTGAAGTTTTTCTTCCTGAGGATGTTGTCTTGGGGGTAGCAGGTGCCCTTCGAATTGAAATCAACAGAGCTTTTGAAATCCTTCGTGATGTTGCGACAGGGAAAGACTTGAAGAAGTTTCTTATA GTGGTTGCTGGTTTATGGTTCTTTTCGATTCTTGGGAGTTGCTGGAATTTCCTGACTTTATTCTACATAT CTTTTGTGATGCTGCACACCGTTCCAGTGCTGTATGAGAAGTACGAGGACAAGGTTGATGCTTTGGCAGAGAAAGCAGAAGCCGAGTTTAAGAAACACTATGCCGAGTTCAATGTGAAGGTTTTAAGCAAGATTCCTCGAGGCCCGTTGAAAGATAAAAAGATTTTATAG